The genome window GGATCAATTATTCATACTAAATTTTTACGGTGACACCTCGTACAAAAGGGTGTCACCGTTGTTTTATGGGGTATAGACTCAACAAAAAGCTATTGGCGAAGATTTTCGGCGAAGATGCGTTGAAATTAGTAACATTGCTCCTCTATTTTTGATTTAAGATGCAACAACCAATTCACGCTACAACGGTCGTTGGGATCGTTCATAACGGACAGGTATCGCTGGGGGCCGACGGGCAGGCGACAATGGGCAATACAATTGCAAAAAGCAACGTTCGCAAAGTAAGAACGCTGTTGGGTGGAAAAGTACTGGCGGGTTTTGCGGGTTCAACCGCCGATGCATTTACGTTGATCGAACGGTTTGAAGAAAAACTGAACGGCTACGGTGGAAACCTGAAGCGGGCCGCTATCGAGCTGGCAAAAGACTGGCGGACCGATCGCTACCTGCGCAAGCTGGAGGCCATGCTGATCGTAGCAACTAAAGAAGACATGCTGGTTATCTCCGGAACGGGCGACGTACTGGAACCTGACAGCGGTGTAGCCGCCATTGGATCGGGAAGTATGTATGCGCAAGCAGCCGCCATTGCCCTGAAAAAACATGCGCCCCAGCTCAGTGCGGAAGAAATGGTGCGCGAAAGCCTGCACATTGCCGCTGATATTTGTATTTATACCAACCATAACTTGACAGTCGAGACGGTGTAAAGAAAATTGGATTAATGGAGCTCCGTCAAGACGTCGTTTTATCACTATTTGTTGATAAACCACTATGAATGTATTCCGGAGAGGAGGACAAAATCCGGTCAGAAGGCGTATTCGATATGGCTTTGGGACAGCATTGGGCCTGATTGCACTCGGGTTCGTGCTGACGCTGAATAGCTATAGTGAAAATGGAGAAGACCG of Tellurirhabdus bombi contains these proteins:
- the hslV gene encoding ATP-dependent protease subunit HslV, which gives rise to MQQPIHATTVVGIVHNGQVSLGADGQATMGNTIAKSNVRKVRTLLGGKVLAGFAGSTADAFTLIERFEEKLNGYGGNLKRAAIELAKDWRTDRYLRKLEAMLIVATKEDMLVISGTGDVLEPDSGVAAIGSGSMYAQAAAIALKKHAPQLSAEEMVRESLHIAADICIYTNHNLTVETV